The following are encoded together in the Lactuca sativa cultivar Salinas chromosome 1, Lsat_Salinas_v11, whole genome shotgun sequence genome:
- the LOC128127266 gene encoding uncharacterized protein LOC128127266, which produces MKAAGKKRMEQLVELEEFRMQAYENAKIQKEKVKKWHDKKILRREFTEGQLVLFFNSRLKLFPGKLKSRWSGPFRIARVCPGGALELINEKDGERFLVNGQRVKHYFGEEKEDVAVLHLKPVGE; this is translated from the coding sequence ATGAAGGCAGCTGGAAAGAAAAGAATGGAGCAGTtggtggaacttgaagagtttagGATGCAAGCGTATGAGAATGCCAAAATTCAAAAGGAAAAAGTTAAGAAATGGCATGACAAGAAGATCTTGAGAAGGGAATTTACTGAAGGACAATTAGTTTTATTTTtcaattcaagattaaagttatTCCCAGGAAAGCTGAAGTCAAGATGGTCTGGCCCTTTTAGGATTGCCAGGGTTTGTCCAGGAGGTGCATTGGAGCTAATAAATGAGAAGGATGGAGAAAGATTCCTTGTGAATGGGCAACGAGTGAAACATTATTTTGGAGAAGAAAAAGAGGATGTGGCTGTGCTTCACCTGAAGCCAGTTGGAGAATGA